One Rubinisphaera margarita DNA window includes the following coding sequences:
- a CDS encoding sulfatase, which produces MVSGTHNPRLHNGPFKWLVIVLVTFLALAGRAASAEESRPDVLMIVVDDLNDSIQLLDPQAPIRTPNLQRLAQRGLLFTKAYCASPACNPSRVATVTGLRPTTTGVYGNKSDWRKAMPDRKTIMQHFREGGYHVVGAGKIFHHHLDGSFHDDDSFDEFEPMRPQLYPEKKLNDAPEYGSRNTDWGAWPKREEHSIDHHTATYCAEVLRTYDREQPLFLACGIFKPHSPFFAPPEYHSLNADIPLPRKQPDLNLPPGARQLLKKKGWFWSGMMQLDDRAPGSWHDFVKAYAACVAFADAQIGRVLDALDQSERGKNTIIVLWSDHGFHLGEKNHIEKFALWEKTNHIPLIVVAPGLTEPGSVCTKPVDLTALYPTLLDLCDLPAEPETDGISLRPLLEDPAGDWDRPALMTYMSGNHAVRSERWRYIRYADGSEELYDNNHDPLEWNNLASDPQFAEIIDPHRTWLPDHEAAQVSDLKKWKPTRGQVPK; this is translated from the coding sequence ATGGTTTCTGGAACGCACAATCCGCGTCTGCACAACGGCCCCTTCAAATGGCTCGTGATTGTCCTGGTGACATTCCTCGCGCTGGCAGGCCGGGCTGCGTCTGCTGAGGAGTCGCGACCGGATGTGCTGATGATTGTCGTTGACGATCTCAACGACTCGATTCAACTGCTCGATCCGCAGGCTCCGATTCGCACACCGAATCTACAGCGACTGGCCCAACGGGGGCTGTTGTTCACGAAGGCCTATTGTGCCTCGCCAGCCTGCAATCCGTCCCGCGTGGCGACAGTGACGGGCCTCCGTCCGACGACCACCGGCGTCTATGGCAACAAGAGCGACTGGCGGAAAGCGATGCCGGATCGTAAGACGATCATGCAGCACTTTCGGGAGGGCGGGTATCACGTCGTGGGAGCCGGGAAGATCTTTCATCATCACCTCGACGGCTCCTTTCACGACGATGACTCCTTCGATGAATTCGAACCGATGCGGCCGCAACTGTATCCCGAGAAGAAGCTGAACGACGCTCCCGAATACGGCTCCCGCAACACCGACTGGGGTGCCTGGCCAAAGCGCGAAGAACATTCGATCGATCACCACACCGCGACCTACTGTGCCGAGGTTCTCCGCACCTATGACCGCGAGCAGCCTCTCTTTCTGGCGTGCGGCATCTTCAAACCGCATTCGCCCTTCTTCGCGCCGCCTGAATATCATTCGCTCAATGCCGACATTCCTCTGCCTCGAAAACAACCGGATCTGAACCTGCCTCCCGGGGCTCGGCAACTGTTGAAGAAGAAGGGATGGTTCTGGTCAGGCATGATGCAGCTCGACGACAGAGCCCCGGGATCCTGGCACGACTTCGTGAAGGCCTATGCAGCGTGCGTTGCTTTTGCGGATGCTCAGATCGGACGTGTGCTCGATGCTCTTGATCAGAGCGAACGGGGGAAGAATACGATCATCGTCCTTTGGTCCGATCACGGGTTTCACCTCGGTGAGAAGAACCACATCGAGAAGTTCGCCCTCTGGGAGAAGACCAATCACATTCCTCTGATTGTCGTCGCCCCGGGCCTCACTGAACCCGGCAGTGTCTGTACGAAACCGGTCGATCTGACGGCTCTCTACCCGACGCTGCTTGATCTCTGCGATCTTCCCGCCGAACCCGAGACCGACGGAATCAGCCTCCGGCCACTGCTCGAAGATCCCGCCGGCGACTGGGATCGCCCGGCGCTGATGACGTACATGTCTGGCAATCATGCGGTTCGCAGCGAACGCTGGCGTTACATCCGCTACGCCGACGGCAGCGAGGAACTCTACGACAACAACCACGATCCACTCGAGTGGAATAACCTGGCCTCCGATCCGCAGTTCGCGGAGATTATTGACCCACACAGAACATGGCTGCCCGACCACGAAGCGGCTCAGGTTTCCGACCTGAAGAAATGGAAGCCGACTCGCGGCCAGGTCCCGAAATAA
- a CDS encoding XylR family transcriptional regulator, with amino-acid sequence MATAESSTKKRSSEPRARNVLLALGWYYPEIHRGVARYARDHHWHVTLDFDDPVPRHWNGDGVLTLLGARETIWRQLRRLPVPIIDLAESRPSIPLPRVTMDNAAIGHLAAQHFLNRGYRQFAFIHRWNFGASRARRDSFRTEVEKAGFTCEVLSWQKEREKRPDNRAERHRWLMRRLERLPKPLAAFAMRDIEAVEVIEACVAAGIAIPDEVAVLGVDNTETVCDCLQVPLSSIDVNLEQLGYEAAALLDRLMDGEAAPSTPVYIAPAGVVERRSTDHRAVNHPQVAVALRYINSHAHETLSMTDIVRHVAMSRSGLEKAFRDHYIRAPMQELRHVRLQHAQRLLRETSHKLATIARQTGFQTPHNLCRTFRQQLGETPREYRLRWQNQGE; translated from the coding sequence ATGGCCACCGCAGAATCTTCGACGAAGAAACGATCCTCCGAACCTCGGGCTCGCAACGTGCTGCTGGCGCTCGGGTGGTATTATCCTGAAATCCATCGGGGTGTGGCCCGGTATGCGCGGGATCATCACTGGCATGTGACGCTCGATTTCGACGATCCGGTGCCCCGGCACTGGAACGGGGATGGCGTGCTGACTCTGCTCGGGGCCCGGGAGACAATCTGGCGTCAACTGCGACGGCTGCCGGTGCCGATCATCGATCTGGCCGAGAGCCGCCCGTCGATCCCGCTTCCCCGTGTCACCATGGACAACGCCGCGATTGGACATCTGGCTGCTCAACACTTTCTCAATCGGGGCTATCGACAGTTCGCGTTCATTCATCGCTGGAACTTCGGAGCCAGTCGGGCGCGACGCGATTCTTTCCGGACAGAAGTTGAAAAGGCGGGATTCACGTGCGAAGTTCTCTCCTGGCAGAAGGAGCGGGAGAAGCGGCCCGACAATCGTGCGGAGCGACACCGCTGGCTGATGCGGCGGCTTGAACGTCTGCCCAAACCGCTGGCCGCGTTCGCCATGCGGGATATTGAAGCCGTCGAGGTCATTGAAGCCTGCGTGGCAGCCGGGATTGCCATTCCCGATGAAGTCGCCGTGCTCGGCGTCGACAACACGGAAACGGTGTGCGACTGCCTGCAGGTGCCGCTTTCGAGTATTGATGTGAATCTGGAACAACTCGGCTACGAGGCGGCGGCTCTGCTTGATCGACTAATGGACGGAGAGGCGGCTCCCTCAACTCCCGTGTACATCGCTCCGGCCGGCGTGGTTGAACGGCGCAGTACCGACCATCGAGCTGTGAATCATCCGCAGGTGGCGGTCGCTCTGAGGTACATCAACTCGCATGCTCATGAAACGCTCAGCATGACCGACATCGTGAGGCATGTCGCCATGTCTCGCAGCGGGCTGGAGAAGGCTTTTCGCGATCATTACATCCGTGCTCCCATGCAGGAATTACGGCACGTCCGGCTGCAACATGCTCAGCGACTGCTGCGGGAAACATCGCACAAACTGGCGACCATCGCTCGCCAGACCGGCTTCCAGACGCCGCACAATCTTTGCCGCACTTTTCGCCAGCAACTCGGAGAAACGCCGCGCGAGTATCGACTTCGCTGGCAGAATCAGGGAGAGTAG
- a CDS encoding sialidase family protein — MHRFAFPLLTLLTLLAPCSVTAGEQELSQTDIFVSGEGGYHSYRIPSIIRTKAGTLLAFCEGRKDSRSDAGNIDLVLRRSFDHGKTWSKMQVVWDDAGNTCGNPCPVVDQETGTIWLLLTWNAGDIHEGKIQAGFGEDSRHVYVASSSDDGATWTPPKQITRDVKDKSWSWYATGPGSGIQLQHGEHAGRMVIPCDHKIPTAKGTRFRSHVIYSDDNGATWHQGGSAPKDEVNECEVVELSDGTLLLNMRNYDRSNRSRQVCFSDDGGNTWRDQRHDDTLVSPTCQASIHRVRHAEGDKPGVILFSNPATPDKREQLTIRASYDDCQTWADSRLLNKGSSAYSSLCVIEDDLVGCLYERDNYGKITLARFPINWVKGGDQ; from the coding sequence ATGCATCGTTTCGCGTTTCCCCTCCTGACACTTCTCACGCTGCTGGCACCCTGCTCCGTTACAGCCGGAGAACAGGAACTTTCTCAGACCGACATCTTCGTTTCTGGCGAAGGTGGCTATCACAGCTATCGCATTCCGTCGATTATTCGCACCAAAGCCGGCACGCTGCTCGCATTCTGCGAAGGTCGTAAAGACAGTCGCTCGGACGCGGGGAATATCGATCTGGTGCTGCGACGCTCGTTCGATCACGGCAAGACCTGGTCGAAGATGCAGGTTGTCTGGGACGATGCGGGGAACACCTGCGGAAACCCCTGCCCGGTGGTCGATCAGGAAACGGGAACCATCTGGCTGCTGCTCACCTGGAATGCCGGCGATATCCATGAGGGCAAGATTCAGGCCGGTTTCGGTGAAGACTCCCGGCATGTCTATGTCGCTTCGTCCAGCGATGACGGTGCGACCTGGACGCCTCCGAAGCAGATCACTCGCGATGTGAAAGACAAGTCGTGGAGCTGGTACGCGACCGGACCTGGCTCGGGGATTCAGCTTCAGCACGGGGAACATGCCGGCCGGATGGTCATTCCGTGCGATCACAAGATTCCGACCGCGAAGGGGACCCGTTTCCGCTCGCACGTCATCTACTCCGACGACAACGGCGCGACCTGGCATCAGGGAGGATCGGCTCCGAAGGATGAAGTCAACGAGTGTGAAGTCGTCGAACTTTCTGACGGGACGCTCCTGCTCAACATGCGGAACTACGATCGCTCCAACCGGTCACGGCAGGTTTGCTTCAGCGACGATGGCGGCAACACCTGGCGGGATCAGCGGCACGATGACACACTCGTTTCGCCAACCTGCCAGGCGAGCATTCACCGCGTGCGTCACGCCGAGGGGGACAAGCCGGGCGTGATTCTATTCTCGAATCCCGCCACGCCCGACAAACGCGAACAGCTGACCATTCGCGCCAGCTACGACGACTGCCAGACATGGGCCGACTCGCGTCTGCTTAACAAAGGCAGCAGTGCCTATTCCTCACTCTGCGTGATTGAAGACGACCTCGTCGGCTGCCTGTATGAACGGGACAACTACGGCAAGATCACCCTCGCCCGTTTCCCGATCAACTGGGTGAAAGGCGGCGATCAGTAG
- a CDS encoding sodium:solute symporter family transporter codes for MKFTIALSTILFLILPWQIANAQPAPTVAEERSAAQTSAEVPPAMLDWQALPDLPDPLGVAGPFVGVHNEALIVAGGANFPQPVWETSKVWHDKTYVLTRTADGYEWTTAAPLPRPVGYGAAVSTPEGVVCMGGNDSESTFRDVFLLKWDSESKQLTHVEYPPLPQPCAHGQAVLIGSTIYLAGGQSGSGLDSAMNNFWALDLSQKEDPTAFEWKELEAWPGPSRSLNLTVAQHNGYHECVYVMSGRRQQGEDVEFLKDVWEYTPKTNSWRQRQDAPRSVMAGTAIGVGQSHIVILGGDDGELFLKADELKDDHPGFIRESLTYHTVTDTWSSGGPMPANHVTTIPVMWDGRIVIASGEVRPRVRTSGLWSISPKSPPGGFATFDYIVLFSYLAAMVGIGVYFTRRNKNTDDFFRGGKHIPWWAAGCSIFATMLSSLTFTGIPSKAFAQDWVYATGNMMIPVVAFLAVFVALPFYRRLDVTSAYEYLEKRFNRQVRIFGSLSFAVFHIFRMAVVMSLTALALAVATPLTPQQSVLLMGILSIIYCTMGGIEAVIWTDTLQTFVLLGGAIFALILLLNGVDGNLTETIAQAADAEKFRMANFHWDMTDAQLALWVIIIGGIGQNISSYTADQAVVQRYMTSPTQKLAARSIWTNAILTIPATFLFFSIGTALFAYYRSHPEKLDPTVTTDQIFPMFIAREMPIGVAGLIVAGIFSAAQSTVSTSMNSITTTVVTDFLRPWNLCRTERSYLTVARVLTAIVGVIGTCFALMFIDPEIRSLFDTFMKVIGLLMGVLGGLFLLGVGTTRANAFGALTGALIGTVTMLTVWQYTRVNGYLYTAIGIASCVIAGYLASLIGGKSEQDLTGLTIYTSSGSPESTTAAATTT; via the coding sequence ATGAAGTTCACCATCGCTCTATCAACGATTCTGTTCCTGATTCTGCCCTGGCAGATAGCGAACGCACAGCCAGCCCCGACGGTTGCGGAAGAGAGGTCTGCGGCACAGACGTCCGCGGAAGTCCCGCCGGCAATGCTCGACTGGCAGGCGTTGCCCGATCTTCCCGATCCCCTCGGTGTCGCCGGCCCCTTTGTGGGAGTCCACAACGAAGCGCTCATCGTAGCCGGTGGGGCGAACTTTCCTCAGCCGGTCTGGGAAACGTCGAAGGTCTGGCACGACAAGACCTATGTTCTGACCAGGACCGCCGACGGCTATGAGTGGACGACGGCCGCTCCACTCCCGCGCCCCGTCGGTTACGGAGCCGCCGTCTCGACCCCCGAGGGTGTCGTCTGCATGGGCGGAAACGACAGCGAATCGACGTTCCGTGATGTCTTTCTCCTGAAGTGGGATTCCGAATCAAAGCAGCTCACTCACGTGGAGTACCCTCCCCTGCCGCAGCCGTGCGCACACGGGCAGGCAGTGCTCATTGGAAGCACGATCTATCTCGCCGGCGGTCAGAGTGGATCGGGTCTCGACTCGGCGATGAACAACTTCTGGGCCCTCGATCTCTCGCAGAAAGAAGATCCCACGGCCTTTGAGTGGAAAGAACTCGAAGCCTGGCCGGGCCCTTCACGGTCGCTCAATCTGACGGTTGCCCAACACAACGGGTATCACGAATGCGTCTATGTAATGAGCGGACGCCGGCAGCAGGGAGAGGACGTCGAGTTTCTCAAAGACGTCTGGGAATACACCCCGAAAACCAACAGCTGGCGGCAGCGGCAGGATGCTCCCCGATCAGTGATGGCCGGGACGGCAATCGGCGTTGGACAGAGTCATATTGTCATCCTCGGCGGGGATGATGGCGAACTGTTCCTGAAAGCCGATGAGCTCAAGGACGACCACCCCGGCTTCATCCGGGAATCGCTCACCTATCATACGGTCACCGACACCTGGTCGTCGGGCGGGCCGATGCCGGCCAATCATGTCACGACGATTCCTGTGATGTGGGACGGCCGGATCGTCATCGCCTCCGGCGAAGTGCGGCCGCGCGTGCGGACTTCCGGCCTCTGGTCGATCTCGCCGAAAAGTCCTCCGGGCGGATTCGCCACGTTCGATTACATCGTGCTCTTCTCTTACCTGGCCGCCATGGTCGGAATCGGCGTCTACTTCACGCGCCGCAACAAGAATACCGACGACTTCTTCCGCGGCGGCAAACACATCCCGTGGTGGGCGGCTGGCTGCAGTATCTTCGCGACGATGCTCAGTTCGCTGACATTCACCGGCATTCCCAGCAAGGCGTTTGCTCAGGACTGGGTTTACGCGACCGGAAACATGATGATTCCAGTCGTCGCCTTTCTGGCGGTCTTTGTCGCACTTCCGTTCTACCGCCGGCTCGATGTCACCAGTGCCTACGAATATCTGGAGAAGCGATTCAATCGTCAGGTACGCATCTTCGGCAGCCTGAGCTTCGCCGTCTTCCACATCTTCCGAATGGCGGTTGTGATGTCGCTGACCGCGCTCGCTCTCGCCGTCGCCACGCCACTTACGCCGCAACAGTCGGTCCTGCTGATGGGCATCCTCAGCATCATCTACTGCACCATGGGCGGAATCGAAGCGGTCATCTGGACCGACACGCTGCAGACGTTCGTTCTGCTCGGCGGAGCGATCTTCGCCCTCATACTGCTGCTCAACGGGGTCGACGGCAACCTTACAGAAACCATCGCCCAGGCGGCGGATGCCGAGAAGTTCCGAATGGCGAACTTTCACTGGGATATGACCGATGCTCAACTCGCGTTGTGGGTCATTATCATCGGCGGAATCGGACAGAACATCTCCTCTTACACCGCCGACCAGGCGGTGGTGCAGCGGTATATGACCTCGCCGACACAGAAGCTGGCCGCCCGTTCGATCTGGACCAATGCCATTCTCACGATTCCGGCGACGTTCCTGTTCTTCTCCATCGGCACGGCTCTGTTCGCCTACTACCGCAGTCATCCCGAGAAGCTCGATCCGACGGTCACCACCGACCAGATCTTTCCGATGTTTATCGCCCGCGAGATGCCGATCGGTGTCGCCGGATTGATTGTCGCCGGCATCTTCTCGGCGGCCCAGTCAACCGTTTCGACGAGCATGAACTCGATCACCACGACCGTTGTCACCGACTTTCTGCGTCCGTGGAACCTGTGTCGCACCGAGCGTTCTTATCTCACGGTCGCCCGGGTTCTCACCGCAATTGTCGGAGTCATCGGGACCTGCTTCGCGCTGATGTTCATCGATCCGGAGATTCGCTCGCTGTTCGATACCTTCATGAAAGTGATCGGCCTGCTGATGGGCGTGCTTGGCGGTCTGTTTCTGCTCGGTGTGGGAACGACTCGGGCCAACGCGTTCGGTGCACTGACCGGCGCACTCATCGGAACCGTGACCATGCTGACGGTGTGGCAGTACACGCGGGTCAACGGCTACCTCTACACGGCGATCGGCATCGCATCCTGTGTGATCGCGGGCTATCTCGCCAGCCTGATCGGTGGGAAATCCGAGCAAGATCTGACCGGTTTGACCATCTACACAAGTTCCGGCAGCCCCGAATCGACAACTGCTGCCGCGACCACGACATAA
- a CDS encoding polysaccharide pyruvyl transferase family protein: MKRREFLHTSTAALGAAIVPGILSAAPSGRPPKILLRSSWQTVNIGDVAHTPGVLAILEEHLPEAEITLWPSKVDNGVDELLMRRFPKLKIIRGSVDLKIAFAECDFLLHSSGASLVAERDVVRWSKETGKPYGIYGITLPLKRSSSTRPDSPEKFARTIEVLSEARFVFFRDSVSLELAKERGCTSPVMEFGPDGAFGTDLRDEEEAIDFLTVNGLEDGKFLCCIPRLRYTPYWVIPEKNAAMDEVKHARNEEMKEHDHRPHRQAIIDVVRNTDLKILVCPEDQTQMAVGKELLYDPLPDDVKKRTVWRPDYWMTGEAISVYIRSAGLFGNEMHSPIMCIGNGVPAIVCRWAEQTSKGMMWKDIGLEDWLFDFDQEDDVQRLPETVLAMAKDPAGAKQKAEKARRFVEKRQRETMQVLRQEVSPR, encoded by the coding sequence ATGAAGCGACGCGAGTTTCTACACACTTCCACCGCGGCTCTGGGAGCGGCGATTGTTCCGGGGATTCTCTCTGCGGCTCCGAGCGGGCGGCCGCCGAAGATTCTGCTGCGATCTTCCTGGCAGACGGTCAACATCGGCGATGTCGCTCACACGCCCGGCGTTCTGGCCATTCTTGAAGAACATCTTCCGGAAGCCGAGATCACGCTCTGGCCAAGCAAAGTCGACAACGGCGTCGACGAACTGCTGATGCGACGCTTTCCGAAACTGAAGATCATTCGTGGTTCCGTCGATCTCAAAATCGCGTTTGCTGAGTGCGATTTTCTACTGCACAGCTCAGGGGCTTCGCTCGTCGCGGAACGGGATGTGGTTCGCTGGAGCAAAGAGACGGGCAAGCCGTACGGCATCTATGGAATCACGCTGCCATTGAAACGCTCCTCTTCAACCCGCCCCGACTCGCCCGAGAAGTTCGCCCGAACGATCGAAGTTCTGAGTGAGGCCCGCTTTGTCTTCTTCCGCGATTCGGTTTCTCTGGAACTCGCGAAGGAACGTGGCTGCACAAGTCCCGTGATGGAATTCGGACCCGATGGTGCATTCGGCACCGACCTGCGTGATGAAGAAGAAGCGATCGACTTTCTCACCGTCAACGGTCTCGAAGACGGCAAGTTCCTCTGCTGCATTCCACGTTTGCGTTATACGCCGTACTGGGTGATTCCGGAGAAGAATGCGGCAATGGACGAAGTGAAGCATGCCCGCAACGAAGAGATGAAGGAGCATGATCATCGTCCGCATCGGCAGGCGATCATCGATGTCGTGCGGAACACCGACCTGAAGATTCTTGTCTGCCCCGAAGATCAGACACAGATGGCGGTCGGGAAAGAGTTGCTCTACGATCCGCTGCCGGACGACGTGAAAAAGCGAACCGTCTGGCGACCCGATTACTGGATGACCGGCGAGGCGATTTCCGTTTACATTCGCAGTGCCGGTTTGTTCGGCAACGAAATGCATTCTCCCATCATGTGCATCGGCAACGGCGTGCCGGCAATTGTCTGTCGCTGGGCCGAGCAGACCAGCAAGGGAATGATGTGGAAAGACATTGGCCTCGAGGACTGGCTGTTCGATTTCGATCAGGAAGACGACGTTCAGCGTCTCCCGGAAACCGTCCTCGCCATGGCGAAAGATCCCGCCGGAGCAAAGCAGAAAGCCGAGAAGGCCCGCCGCTTCGTCGAGAAACGCCAGCGAGAAACCATGCAGGTTCTGCGGCAGGAAGTTTCGCCGCGCTGA
- a CDS encoding rhamnogalacturonan acetylesterase, producing MLRMLPLCALALALLTNMLRAEEPSDVRLAIIGDSTVCEWPADSGQCGWGQFIHEYYDDGVTVTNLARSGRSTKTFIREGRWEKTLETQPDVILIQFGHNDSHAPDRPESTDSSTDYQEYLRQYVREAREQDAMPIFVTPMVRRQFHEDGTMRDNLRPYAEAMIAVGKELEVPVIDLHQSSWKIVEELGPERSPELANAPGDGTHFNEKGARLMAELVMRELSKIDSPLQPYLTK from the coding sequence ATGTTGAGAATGCTCCCTCTCTGTGCTCTTGCCCTCGCCTTATTGACGAACATGTTGCGTGCCGAAGAACCTTCAGACGTTCGGCTGGCAATCATCGGGGATTCGACCGTCTGCGAGTGGCCAGCCGATTCGGGGCAGTGCGGCTGGGGGCAGTTTATTCACGAGTATTACGACGACGGTGTGACGGTCACCAATCTGGCACGATCGGGCCGCAGTACAAAAACGTTTATTCGCGAAGGACGCTGGGAGAAAACTCTCGAAACGCAGCCCGATGTCATTCTGATTCAGTTCGGCCACAACGATTCCCATGCTCCCGATCGCCCAGAATCGACCGATTCCTCGACCGACTATCAGGAGTATCTTCGCCAGTACGTCCGCGAGGCTCGGGAACAGGACGCGATGCCGATCTTTGTGACGCCGATGGTGAGACGGCAGTTCCACGAGGACGGCACGATGCGGGATAATCTTCGCCCCTATGCCGAGGCGATGATCGCTGTCGGAAAGGAACTCGAGGTTCCGGTGATCGATCTGCATCAGTCGAGTTGGAAGATCGTGGAAGAACTCGGCCCGGAGCGAAGTCCGGAACTGGCCAACGCACCCGGCGACGGGACGCACTTCAACGAGAAAGGCGCCCGTCTCATGGCCGAACTGGTAATGCGGGAACTCTCGAAGATCGACTCTCCCCTGCAGCCGTATCTCACGAAGTAG
- a CDS encoding SGNH/GDSL hydrolase family protein, giving the protein MTFRTSLLLLFLLLVTSTAEAADSYPLRKAVECHPRAGLPNFVAKLDAGEHVKIAYLGGSITAAPGWRVQSREWFQEQYPDAKIDEIHAAIGGTGSDLGVFRLGNDVLQHDPDLLFVEFAVNDGGADPKRIHQAMEGIVRQTWKADPTIDICFVYTLSEPVLANLRAGEMQRSASAMEELADHYQIPTIHFGPKVVELEAAGELVFKAEKPADMKQKPLVFSSDGVHPHVETGHRIYTETIARSWPAIRKASGEPTEHELKSPLTPDNWEQAKQVSLTPEMLHGHWKKLTSDDALGRRFQRNMPEIYQAVEPAASLEFAFEGTSVAVFDILGPDGGRLKVELDDREPAFRNRIDGYCTYHRMSKLTIGSGLPAGRHTVKITLTPETIDKRNVLFERNREYFDKHPEKYAPHTWYASSLLIIGEIVPAE; this is encoded by the coding sequence ATGACCTTCCGAACATCTCTGCTTTTACTCTTCCTGCTTCTTGTCACGTCGACTGCTGAAGCTGCCGATTCCTATCCGCTTCGCAAAGCGGTTGAATGTCACCCGCGAGCCGGGCTGCCGAACTTTGTGGCGAAGCTGGACGCTGGCGAGCATGTGAAGATCGCTTATCTGGGCGGCAGCATCACGGCTGCTCCGGGCTGGCGGGTGCAGTCGCGGGAGTGGTTCCAGGAGCAGTATCCAGACGCGAAGATCGATGAGATTCACGCCGCGATTGGCGGAACCGGTTCGGACCTTGGCGTCTTTCGCCTCGGAAACGACGTGCTCCAGCACGATCCCGATCTGCTGTTTGTCGAGTTCGCGGTCAACGACGGTGGAGCCGATCCCAAGCGAATCCATCAGGCAATGGAAGGAATTGTCCGCCAGACATGGAAAGCCGATCCGACAATCGACATCTGCTTCGTTTACACGCTGAGCGAACCGGTTCTGGCGAATCTGCGAGCCGGTGAGATGCAGCGTTCCGCCAGTGCGATGGAGGAGCTGGCCGATCACTATCAGATCCCCACGATTCACTTCGGCCCCAAAGTCGTTGAACTTGAAGCAGCCGGCGAACTGGTCTTCAAAGCAGAGAAGCCGGCCGACATGAAGCAGAAGCCGCTCGTCTTCTCGAGCGATGGCGTGCATCCCCATGTCGAAACGGGCCATCGAATCTATACCGAAACGATCGCCCGTTCCTGGCCCGCGATCCGCAAGGCCAGCGGTGAGCCAACCGAGCATGAACTGAAATCGCCGCTCACGCCCGATAACTGGGAGCAGGCCAAACAGGTCTCGTTAACGCCCGAGATGCTGCACGGCCACTGGAAGAAACTGACCAGCGACGACGCTCTCGGCCGCCGCTTTCAACGCAACATGCCGGAAATCTACCAGGCCGTCGAGCCGGCCGCTTCGCTGGAGTTCGCCTTCGAAGGAACATCGGTCGCTGTCTTCGACATTCTGGGACCGGATGGCGGTCGCCTGAAAGTCGAACTCGACGACCGCGAGCCGGCTTTCCGCAATCGAATCGACGGCTACTGCACGTACCACCGGATGAGCAAACTGACCATCGGCTCTGGGCTCCCCGCCGGACGTCATACGGTGAAGATCACCCTGACGCCGGAGACGATCGACAAGCGGAATGTGCTGTTCGAACGCAACCGCGAGTACTTCGATAAGCATCCCGAGAAGTATGCTCCGCACACGTGGTATGCCAGCTCGCTGCTGATCATCGGCGAAATTGTTCCCGCCGAATAG
- a CDS encoding dihydrodipicolinate synthase family protein: protein MSLPRPHLQGLIAATFTPFQADGSLDLDKVPAMVDHLVEQKIAGLYVLGSTGEGISATFQERCDAAEAFISAAAGRLPVIIQVGCESLAQAAELAAHAQAAGADAISAVSPVYFKPDSVETLIASMAQITAGAPELPFYYYHIPAITGVNLNMVEFLSKAGDRIPTLAGIKFTSPAVHEFQACVEAGGDRYQIFWGLDEMLLAGLTAGAVAAVGSTYNFAAPVYQQLLNAYAAGDLTAAQQMQSRSQEIVRTFVPYGPRAAQKTIMSLIGVDCGPPRLPNVPLTPERTEALRSDLEQIGFFDWIRQPAGSTSA from the coding sequence ATGTCACTTCCCCGCCCCCATCTGCAGGGTTTGATTGCGGCCACATTCACTCCGTTTCAAGCCGATGGCTCTCTCGATCTCGACAAGGTACCGGCCATGGTGGATCATCTGGTCGAACAGAAGATCGCCGGCCTGTATGTGCTTGGCAGCACCGGCGAAGGGATCTCGGCTACGTTTCAGGAACGGTGCGATGCAGCCGAGGCGTTCATCAGCGCGGCTGCGGGCCGGCTGCCGGTCATCATTCAGGTAGGCTGTGAGAGTCTCGCTCAGGCCGCGGAGCTGGCCGCTCATGCTCAGGCTGCGGGAGCTGATGCGATCTCTGCTGTCAGTCCGGTTTACTTCAAGCCCGATTCGGTCGAGACGCTGATCGCCTCCATGGCTCAGATTACAGCCGGGGCTCCGGAGTTGCCGTTTTACTACTATCACATCCCGGCGATTACGGGAGTGAACCTCAACATGGTCGAGTTTCTCAGCAAGGCTGGAGATCGCATTCCGACGCTGGCGGGAATCAAGTTCACCTCGCCGGCCGTGCACGAGTTTCAGGCCTGTGTTGAAGCGGGGGGCGACCGGTACCAGATCTTCTGGGGACTCGACGAAATGTTGCTGGCCGGGCTCACGGCCGGGGCGGTCGCGGCTGTCGGAAGTACCTACAACTTCGCGGCTCCGGTCTATCAACAGCTGTTGAACGCGTACGCCGCTGGTGACCTGACTGCCGCACAACAGATGCAGTCGCGCTCGCAGGAGATTGTGCGGACGTTTGTGCCCTACGGTCCGCGAGCCGCCCAGAAGACAATCATGTCGCTGATCGGCGTCGACTGCGGCCCGCCCCGTCTGCCGAATGTGCCGTTAACCCCAGAACGAACCGAAGCCCTTCGCAGCGATCTGGAACAGATCGGCTTCTTCGACTGGATCCGACAGCCGGCCGGATCGACATCGGCCTGA